From the Candidatus Cloacimonadota bacterium genome, the window TCCACTCAAAAGAGCTCATTAATTCTGTCAACAGGGGTGAAGAAGTTGTTATCACCTATCGTGGAAAACCGTGCGCCAAGCTTGTCCCCTATGAAGAACTTAAAAATAAAAATAAAAAAAAGAAAAATGAATTGTTCGGAATGTGGAAAGATAACGATATGATTGAGAATGTTGATGAGCATGTTAGAAATTTAAGAAAAGGAAGATTCTAAATGATCATCGATACTGATGTTCTAATTTGGTATTTAAAGGGGAATGAGAAAGCATATAAGGTCATTGAGAATGAAAATAATTTTTTTATTT encodes:
- a CDS encoding type II toxin-antitoxin system prevent-host-death family antitoxin → MKATAKDLRFHSKELINSVNRGEEVVITYRGKPCAKLVPYEELKNKNKKKKNELFGMWKDNDMIENVDEHVRNLRKGRF